In Acanthochromis polyacanthus isolate Apoly-LR-REF ecotype Palm Island chromosome 18, KAUST_Apoly_ChrSc, whole genome shotgun sequence, the following proteins share a genomic window:
- the LOC110959962 gene encoding proline-rich protein 36 isoform X1 yields the protein MVSKEPNHLLTGQTNGKSTLADKLPGTMTVRSVLLNRDSPDIESRLKRRRNRTHQVRFKDLEDGSSSSGNSGTGENNSHQKPITDCDSPHTLRKHSSKSPQPWTNRDRPQTDSLPGQTSVVGAVRGDMASTIEVVAAFLARAPPHPLTPGPTRRCWAPPQTNSLTLPMTRKSSTSTSTAIQTSPCLKKPQSLSSTHTRSHSLGDSVGVDGDDEHDSQDEYLTHNHVLLPASKDQNGPTGPGDRTVVERRSKVSRTDVKSAVSVLKSSRHSCPPSVLHNTEPCHCSSVSCRDGPKRQGSSTPSVVRRRKRLNRTTSDPGKEVHYCTTPTQTESRCPSSSPLNTKLCTTQVQTETPSPPLNSKYCTTQSQTENQHQSPPLSDEKCTTQIQTTSSRLPLPPNAEQCTTQIQTDAPCPMSHKPCTTQTQTCRPASPPLMVSSSSEQTQSESPVSPDASQDPPTTQTTTVPYCTSPLPTGTPIQSPEHSATPPCSSPTKPVCITPPPPKAFPIPCSTSEPTVVQHPIPYYTVVSPPTTPSTAVVSSSPPSTVPSCPTQNCTSPISNLVSSPPLTCSTPTPTITPIVPPLEPAKHPSTAPNVTHQPPSGASNATPSASVTPCTIVTQTALSCTSISYYTTTHPAGHHPPRLNPTAPSYATVIQTVSHCNIPCQALQNTSSANTGLTPFSSPVPKLKSCTSPPPLVKTYTSTLPNAQICATPTKVVPLYSSTFRAAPPYTPPSQAPYSAQDKRGIRLPPPPPPPPPYTPRKKGNDPPGPAIRTPMLRADSKASEKDKEKEKEKKEDTKCTDSPKLCERASSLKHRAQTPPVAVMKGEKQSSSSSPAKACFKPSCLSSAQAQLGVLHKMLCSGANARPNTPNSQHALPSNQQGCSGARGCSASGERPTAGPLTATQADTLRQVQEILGGLVSGARCKLDPSRVTEKLLSPNGPLHDIRSLQNQLHSLEGVLETSQNTIKVLLDVIQDLEKKEAERDGRHSYRTGQDIENCGTCRDCACIIYSVEHDFRLQEGQVVRTWKVGDPPEGSPQTPTPQPSTPHQQDSPQPVRPPATTKKNRKKCFWFL from the exons ATGGTGAGCAAAGAGCCCAACCACTTGCTCACAGGCCAAACCAATGGCAAGAGCACCTTGGCAGACAAGTTGCCAGGAACAATGACTGTGCGCTCTGTGCTGCTCAATCGAGACTCCCCAGATATTGAGAGTCGCCTTAAGCGGCGCCGCAACCGCACCCACCAGGTCCGCTTTAAAGACCTGGAggatggcagcagcagcagcggcaacAGTGGAACAGGAGAAAACAATAGCCATCAGAAGCCCATCACAGACTGTGACAGCCCACATACGCTTCGCAAGCACAGCAGCAAGTCCCCCCAGCCATGGACTAACAGGGATAGGCCACAGACCGACAGTCTTCCTGGCCAAACCTCGGTGGTGGGGGCTGTGCGTGGGGACATGGCAAGTACTATAGAGGTGGTGGCTGCGTTTTTAGCCAGAGCCCCTCCTCATCCACTGACACCTGGTCCTACACGAAGATGCTGGGCACCACCACAGACTAACTCCCTAACCTTGCCAATGACACGTAAGTCCAGTACGAGCACCAGCACAGCCATCCAGACCTCCCCATGCTTGAAAAAGCCCCAGTCTCTCTCTTCCACCCACACACGTAGCCACAGCCTTGGGGACTCAGTTGGCGTAGATGGGGATGACGAACATGACTCTCAAGACGAGTACCTTACACACAACCACGTGTTGTTGCCTGCATCAAAAGACCAGAATGGACCTACTGGCCCTGGAGATCGAACTGTGGTGGAAAGAAGGTCTAAAGTGTCCAGGACAGACGTCAAATCAGCTGTTAGTGTGTTAAAATCCTCGAGGCACAGTTGCCCCCCTTCAGTCCTTCACaacactgagccatgccactgTTCCTCTGTATCCTGTCGAGATGGCCCTAAGCGTCAGGGAAGCAGCACCCCCTCGGTGGTCAGGAGGAGAAAGCGGCTAAACAGGACAACAAGTGATCCTGGAAAGGAAGTACACTACTGCACCACTCCCACACAGACCGAGAGCCGCTGTCCATCTTCATCACCCTTAAATACCAAACTCTGCACCACTCAAGTTCAAACCGAGACCCCTTCTCCACCTCTAAATTCAAAGTACTGCACCACCCAAAGCCAAACTGAGAATCAGCATCAGTCTCCACCTTTAAGTGACGAAAAATGCACAACTCAAATTCAAACCACTAGTTCTCGTCTACCCCTACCTCCAAATGCTGAACAGTGCACCACTCAAATACAAACAGATGCTCCCTGCCCCATGTCTCACAAACCTTGCACTACGCAGACACAAACTTGCAGACCCGCTTCGCCACCTCTGATGGTATCATCCAGCTCAGAGCAAACTCAATCTGAGAGTCCTGTATCCCCAGATGCAAGTCAAGACCCACCCACCACCCAAACAACTACTGTGCCTTACTGTACCTCTCCCCTACCTACAGGTACACCAATACAATCTCCTGAACACAGTGCTACACCACCTTGCTCCTCCCCAACCAAGCCAGTCTGCATCACTCCACCTCCTCCCAAAGCATTCCCCATTCCTTGCTCCACTTCTGAACCTACTGTTGTCCAACATCCTATCCCATATTACACTGTTGTGTCTCCACCAACAACCCCTAGCACAGCTGTGGTCTCTTCCAGTCCTCCCTCCACTGTACCATCGTGCCCCACCCAAAACTGCACCTCCCCAATTTCAAACCTGGTATCATCCCCTCCCTTAACCTGTTCCACCCCAACCCCAACTATCACCCCCATTGTACCTCCTTTAGAACCTGCCAAACATCCATCCACTGCCCCAAATGTAACACATCAACCACCATCAGGTGCATCAAATGCCACACCATCTGCCAGTGTAACACCCTGTACAATAGTAACTCAAACTGCCCTGTCTTGCACCTCTATATCATATTACACAACCACACATCCAGCTGGCCACCATCCACCTCGATTGAATCCGACTGCACCTTCTTATGCCACTGTCATACAAACTGTATCTCATTGCAACATCCCATGTCAAGCTCTGCAAAATACCTCTTCTGCCAACACAGGTTTAACGCCCTTTTCCTCCCCAGTCCCAAAACTAAAGTCTTGCACTTCTCCACCTCCACTTGTGAAAACCTATACATCCACTCTTCCAAATGCTCAAATTTGTGCAACACCAACTAAAGTCGTTCCTCTGTATTCTTCCACATTTCGTGCTGCGCCGCCATACACTCCCCCCTCTCAGGCCCCCTACAGCGCTCAGGATAAGAGGGGCATTCGACTTCCacctcctcccccacctcctccacccTACACACCACGAAAAAAGGGAAATGATCCGCCAGGTCCTGCAATCCGAACTCCCATGCTCAGGGCAGACAGCAAGGCCAGTGAGAAAGAtaaagagaaggagaaggagaaaaaggAAGATACAAAATGTACAGACTCACCCAAGCTCTGTGAGAGAGCCAGCTCTCTGAAGCACAGAGCTCAGACCCCGCCAGTCGCTGTGATGAAGGGAGAGAAAcagtcttcctcctcctctcctgccaAGGCCTGTTTTAAGCCCAGCTGTCTTAGCTCAGCCCAGGCTCAGCTTGGGGTACTACACAAAATGCTCTGCTCAGGAGCCAACGCCAGGCCCAACACTCCCAACAGCCAACACGCTCTCCCGTCGAACCAGCAGGGTTGCTCTGGAGCCAGAGGCTGCTCTGCTTCTGGGGAGCGGCCTACAGCTGGGCCCCTGACCGCCACCCAGGCTGACACTCTAAGACAGGTCCAGGAAATTCTGGGAGGGTTGGTGTCTGGGGCCAGGTGTAAACTGGATCCCTCTAGGGTGACAGAAAAACTCCTGAGTCCCAACGGACCCCTGCATGATATTCGTAGCCTGCAGAACCAGCTCCACAGCCTGGAAGGGGTCCTGGAGACCAGCCAGAACACCATCAAGGTCCTGCTGGATGTCATTCAAGACCTTGAGAAGAAGGAAGCTGAGCGAGACGG AAGACATTCCTACAGAACCGGACAGGACATTGAGAACTGTGGGACCTGCAGGGACTGTGCCTGCATCATCTACAG tGTAGAGCATGACTTCCGTCTGCAGGAAGGGCAGGTGGTTCGCACATGGAAAGTGGGCGACCCTCCAGAAGGCTCGCCACAGACCCCGACTCCACAGCCCTCCACACCTCACCAACAAGACTCCCCTCAGCCAGTGCGACCCCCTGCCACCACCAAGAAGAACAGGAAGAAATGCTTCTGGTTCCTCTGA
- the LOC110959962 gene encoding proline-rich protein 36 isoform X2, with translation MVSKEPNHLLTGQTNGKSTLADKLPGTMTVRSVLLNRDSPDIESRLKRRRNRTHQVRFKDLEDGSSSSGNSGTGENNSHQKPITDCDSPHTLRKHSSKSPQPWTNRDRPQTDSLPGQTSVVGAVRGDMASTIEVVAAFLARAPPHPLTPGPTRRCWAPPQTNSLTLPMTRKSSTSTSTAIQTSPCLKKPQSLSSTHTRSHSLGDSVGVDGDDEHDSQDEYLTHNHVLLPASKDQNGPTGPGDRTVVERRSKVSRTDVKSAVSVLKSSRHSCPPSVLHNTEPCHCSSVSCRDGPKRQGSSTPSVVRRRKRLNRTTSDPGKEVHYCTTPTQTESRCPSSSPLNTKLCTTQVQTETPSPPLNSKYCTTQSQTENQHQSPPLSDEKCTTQIQTTSSRLPLPPNAEQCTTQIQTDAPCPMSHKPCTTQTQTCRPASPPLMVSSSSEQTQSESPVSPDASQDPPTTQTTTVPYCTSPLPTGTPIQSPEHSATPPCSSPTKPVCITPPPPKAFPIPCSTSEPTVVQHPIPYYTVVSPPTTPSTAVVSSSPPSTVPSCPTQNCTSPISNLVSSPPLTCSTPTPTITPIVPPLEPAKHPSTAPNVTHQPPSGASNATPSASVTPCTIVTQTALSCTSISYYTTTHPAGHHPPRLNPTAPSYATVIQTVSHCNIPCQALQNTSSANTGLTPFSSPVPKLKSCTSPPPLVKTYTSTLPNAQICATPTKVVPLYSSTFRAAPPYTPPSQAPYSAQDKRGIRLPPPPPPPPPYTPRKKGNDPPGPAIRTPMLRADSKASEKDKEKEKEKKEDTKCTDSPKLCERASSLKHRAQTPPVAVMKGEKQSSSSSPAKACFKPSCLSSAQAQLGVLHKMLCSGANARPNTPNSQHALPSNQQGCSGARGCSASGERPTAGPLTATQADTLRQVQEILGGLVSGARCKLDPSRVTEKLLSPNGPLHDIRSLQNQLHSLEGVLETSQNTIKVLLDVIQDLEKKEAERDGHSYRTGQDIENCGTCRDCACIIYSVEHDFRLQEGQVVRTWKVGDPPEGSPQTPTPQPSTPHQQDSPQPVRPPATTKKNRKKCFWFL, from the exons ATGGTGAGCAAAGAGCCCAACCACTTGCTCACAGGCCAAACCAATGGCAAGAGCACCTTGGCAGACAAGTTGCCAGGAACAATGACTGTGCGCTCTGTGCTGCTCAATCGAGACTCCCCAGATATTGAGAGTCGCCTTAAGCGGCGCCGCAACCGCACCCACCAGGTCCGCTTTAAAGACCTGGAggatggcagcagcagcagcggcaacAGTGGAACAGGAGAAAACAATAGCCATCAGAAGCCCATCACAGACTGTGACAGCCCACATACGCTTCGCAAGCACAGCAGCAAGTCCCCCCAGCCATGGACTAACAGGGATAGGCCACAGACCGACAGTCTTCCTGGCCAAACCTCGGTGGTGGGGGCTGTGCGTGGGGACATGGCAAGTACTATAGAGGTGGTGGCTGCGTTTTTAGCCAGAGCCCCTCCTCATCCACTGACACCTGGTCCTACACGAAGATGCTGGGCACCACCACAGACTAACTCCCTAACCTTGCCAATGACACGTAAGTCCAGTACGAGCACCAGCACAGCCATCCAGACCTCCCCATGCTTGAAAAAGCCCCAGTCTCTCTCTTCCACCCACACACGTAGCCACAGCCTTGGGGACTCAGTTGGCGTAGATGGGGATGACGAACATGACTCTCAAGACGAGTACCTTACACACAACCACGTGTTGTTGCCTGCATCAAAAGACCAGAATGGACCTACTGGCCCTGGAGATCGAACTGTGGTGGAAAGAAGGTCTAAAGTGTCCAGGACAGACGTCAAATCAGCTGTTAGTGTGTTAAAATCCTCGAGGCACAGTTGCCCCCCTTCAGTCCTTCACaacactgagccatgccactgTTCCTCTGTATCCTGTCGAGATGGCCCTAAGCGTCAGGGAAGCAGCACCCCCTCGGTGGTCAGGAGGAGAAAGCGGCTAAACAGGACAACAAGTGATCCTGGAAAGGAAGTACACTACTGCACCACTCCCACACAGACCGAGAGCCGCTGTCCATCTTCATCACCCTTAAATACCAAACTCTGCACCACTCAAGTTCAAACCGAGACCCCTTCTCCACCTCTAAATTCAAAGTACTGCACCACCCAAAGCCAAACTGAGAATCAGCATCAGTCTCCACCTTTAAGTGACGAAAAATGCACAACTCAAATTCAAACCACTAGTTCTCGTCTACCCCTACCTCCAAATGCTGAACAGTGCACCACTCAAATACAAACAGATGCTCCCTGCCCCATGTCTCACAAACCTTGCACTACGCAGACACAAACTTGCAGACCCGCTTCGCCACCTCTGATGGTATCATCCAGCTCAGAGCAAACTCAATCTGAGAGTCCTGTATCCCCAGATGCAAGTCAAGACCCACCCACCACCCAAACAACTACTGTGCCTTACTGTACCTCTCCCCTACCTACAGGTACACCAATACAATCTCCTGAACACAGTGCTACACCACCTTGCTCCTCCCCAACCAAGCCAGTCTGCATCACTCCACCTCCTCCCAAAGCATTCCCCATTCCTTGCTCCACTTCTGAACCTACTGTTGTCCAACATCCTATCCCATATTACACTGTTGTGTCTCCACCAACAACCCCTAGCACAGCTGTGGTCTCTTCCAGTCCTCCCTCCACTGTACCATCGTGCCCCACCCAAAACTGCACCTCCCCAATTTCAAACCTGGTATCATCCCCTCCCTTAACCTGTTCCACCCCAACCCCAACTATCACCCCCATTGTACCTCCTTTAGAACCTGCCAAACATCCATCCACTGCCCCAAATGTAACACATCAACCACCATCAGGTGCATCAAATGCCACACCATCTGCCAGTGTAACACCCTGTACAATAGTAACTCAAACTGCCCTGTCTTGCACCTCTATATCATATTACACAACCACACATCCAGCTGGCCACCATCCACCTCGATTGAATCCGACTGCACCTTCTTATGCCACTGTCATACAAACTGTATCTCATTGCAACATCCCATGTCAAGCTCTGCAAAATACCTCTTCTGCCAACACAGGTTTAACGCCCTTTTCCTCCCCAGTCCCAAAACTAAAGTCTTGCACTTCTCCACCTCCACTTGTGAAAACCTATACATCCACTCTTCCAAATGCTCAAATTTGTGCAACACCAACTAAAGTCGTTCCTCTGTATTCTTCCACATTTCGTGCTGCGCCGCCATACACTCCCCCCTCTCAGGCCCCCTACAGCGCTCAGGATAAGAGGGGCATTCGACTTCCacctcctcccccacctcctccacccTACACACCACGAAAAAAGGGAAATGATCCGCCAGGTCCTGCAATCCGAACTCCCATGCTCAGGGCAGACAGCAAGGCCAGTGAGAAAGAtaaagagaaggagaaggagaaaaaggAAGATACAAAATGTACAGACTCACCCAAGCTCTGTGAGAGAGCCAGCTCTCTGAAGCACAGAGCTCAGACCCCGCCAGTCGCTGTGATGAAGGGAGAGAAAcagtcttcctcctcctctcctgccaAGGCCTGTTTTAAGCCCAGCTGTCTTAGCTCAGCCCAGGCTCAGCTTGGGGTACTACACAAAATGCTCTGCTCAGGAGCCAACGCCAGGCCCAACACTCCCAACAGCCAACACGCTCTCCCGTCGAACCAGCAGGGTTGCTCTGGAGCCAGAGGCTGCTCTGCTTCTGGGGAGCGGCCTACAGCTGGGCCCCTGACCGCCACCCAGGCTGACACTCTAAGACAGGTCCAGGAAATTCTGGGAGGGTTGGTGTCTGGGGCCAGGTGTAAACTGGATCCCTCTAGGGTGACAGAAAAACTCCTGAGTCCCAACGGACCCCTGCATGATATTCGTAGCCTGCAGAACCAGCTCCACAGCCTGGAAGGGGTCCTGGAGACCAGCCAGAACACCATCAAGGTCCTGCTGGATGTCATTCAAGACCTTGAGAAGAAGGAAGCTGAGCGAGACGG ACATTCCTACAGAACCGGACAGGACATTGAGAACTGTGGGACCTGCAGGGACTGTGCCTGCATCATCTACAG tGTAGAGCATGACTTCCGTCTGCAGGAAGGGCAGGTGGTTCGCACATGGAAAGTGGGCGACCCTCCAGAAGGCTCGCCACAGACCCCGACTCCACAGCCCTCCACACCTCACCAACAAGACTCCCCTCAGCCAGTGCGACCCCCTGCCACCACCAAGAAGAACAGGAAGAAATGCTTCTGGTTCCTCTGA